A region of Halorhabdus rudnickae DNA encodes the following proteins:
- the hisS gene encoding histidine--tRNA ligase, with protein MYDGIKGFRDFYPAEMAAHRDVIDTVEDTAARYGFREIATPALEETKMYVEKSGEEIVEDLYSFEDQGGRDVALTPELTPTVARMVVEKQQALSKPIKWYSTRPFWRYEEPQQGRFREFYQTNVDIFGSEEPEADAEILAFAADALTNLGLDADDFDFRVSHRDILGGLLEAFDADVDQRAAIRAVDKSAKIEQAEYYDLLTEAGLSYDQAEHFDALLATDDLEELTDFAETDRVAYAVDNLQAVLAAAEDFGVREYTTISLETARGLDYYTGVVFECFDSVGDVSRAVFGGGRYDDLIESFGGQPTPAVGVAPGVMNSTLPLLLQRAGVWPEEELSTDYYVLQVGETRPVAARIARELREAGHIVETDVSGRSFGGQLDYADSINAETAIIVGERDLENDEITIKDMASGDQVQVPVDSFPGDHVRPTYDDFD; from the coding sequence ATGTACGACGGTATCAAGGGGTTTCGGGACTTCTATCCCGCGGAGATGGCGGCCCACCGTGACGTCATCGACACGGTCGAGGACACCGCCGCCCGCTATGGCTTCCGTGAGATTGCGACCCCGGCACTCGAAGAGACGAAGATGTACGTCGAGAAGAGTGGCGAAGAGATCGTCGAGGACCTCTACAGCTTCGAGGATCAGGGCGGCCGGGACGTGGCGCTAACGCCCGAACTCACGCCGACCGTCGCCCGGATGGTCGTCGAGAAACAGCAGGCCCTCTCGAAACCGATCAAGTGGTACTCTACCCGACCCTTCTGGCGCTACGAGGAGCCCCAGCAGGGTCGGTTCCGGGAGTTCTACCAGACCAACGTCGACATCTTCGGCAGCGAGGAACCCGAGGCCGACGCCGAGATCCTCGCCTTCGCCGCCGACGCGCTGACGAATCTGGGGCTCGACGCCGACGATTTCGACTTCCGTGTCTCCCATCGGGACATTCTTGGGGGGCTTCTCGAAGCCTTCGACGCCGACGTGGATCAGCGAGCCGCGATCCGGGCCGTCGACAAGAGCGCAAAGATCGAACAGGCGGAGTACTACGACTTGCTGACCGAAGCGGGACTCTCGTACGACCAGGCCGAGCACTTCGACGCCCTGCTCGCGACCGACGATCTCGAGGAACTGACCGACTTCGCGGAGACCGATCGTGTCGCTTACGCCGTCGACAACCTGCAGGCAGTCCTAGCGGCCGCCGAGGACTTCGGCGTCCGGGAGTACACGACGATCTCACTCGAGACCGCACGCGGGTTGGATTACTATACGGGCGTCGTCTTCGAGTGTTTCGACTCCGTCGGCGATGTCTCGCGGGCGGTCTTCGGCGGCGGTCGGTACGACGACCTCATCGAGAGTTTCGGCGGCCAGCCCACGCCAGCGGTCGGCGTCGCGCCGGGCGTGATGAACTCGACGCTGCCCCTCCTGCTCCAGCGCGCAGGCGTCTGGCCCGAAGAAGAACTCTCGACGGACTACTACGTCCTCCAGGTCGGTGAGACACGACCAGTGGCGGCGCGGATCGCCCGCGAGTTGCGCGAGGCGGGCCACATCGTCGAGACCGACGTCTCCGGGCGCTCGTTCGGCGGGCAACTTGATTACGCCGACTCGATCAACGCCGAGACGGCGATTATCGTCGGCGAGCGCGACCTCGAAAACGATGAGATTACGATCAAAGACATGGCAAGCGGCGATCAGGTGCAGGTGCCCGTCGACTCGTTCCCCGGCGACCACGTTCGACCGACCTACGACGACTTTGACTGA
- a CDS encoding winged helix-turn-helix domain-containing protein, whose translation MPISKDEFQTIDEGGPSLPDLGANTTQGAVYRFLLEHADQAFRQREIVENVDVPAGSVGPTLKRLEEHGLVEHRDRFWAIADDEHAIASAGLLGTATADTIDGGFSDQDVETWMETAVDPIEKRADNEEN comes from the coding sequence ATGCCGATTTCAAAGGACGAATTTCAGACGATTGACGAGGGTGGGCCGTCGCTCCCCGATCTTGGAGCTAATACCACGCAAGGGGCGGTATACCGTTTCCTTCTCGAACACGCCGATCAGGCGTTCCGTCAGCGCGAAATCGTCGAGAACGTCGACGTCCCAGCCGGAAGTGTCGGGCCGACGTTGAAACGACTCGAAGAACACGGTCTGGTCGAGCATCGCGACCGCTTTTGGGCGATCGCTGACGACGAACACGCAATCGCCTCCGCAGGTCTACTCGGCACTGCCACAGCTGACACTATCGACGGTGGATTCTCCGACCAAGACGTCGAGACGTGGATGGAAACCGCAGTCGATCCAATCGAAAAACGTGCTGACAACGAGGAGAACTGA
- a CDS encoding DUF7411 family protein → MELALCFSGGKDSALAALLADPFFDVTLVTATFSVTDAAEHAREVAASLGFSHETIELDRAVADDAVERMLDDGYPRNGIQQVHEAALEALASEGFDAVGDGTRRDDRAPTVSRPFAQSLEDRHGVEYVVPLAGYGRATIDKLAAERLRIETGPSERLAKGDYEHELRAVLRDEHGDSVIDEIFPEHVQSVVRGRQ, encoded by the coding sequence ATGGAGCTCGCGCTGTGTTTCAGTGGGGGTAAAGACTCGGCGCTGGCGGCGTTGCTCGCCGACCCGTTCTTCGACGTGACGCTCGTGACGGCCACGTTCAGCGTGACTGATGCCGCCGAGCATGCCCGCGAAGTTGCGGCGTCGCTCGGATTCTCACACGAGACGATCGAACTCGACCGCGCGGTTGCCGACGATGCGGTCGAGCGGATGCTCGACGATGGCTATCCCCGCAACGGCATCCAGCAGGTCCACGAAGCCGCACTCGAAGCTCTCGCCAGCGAAGGGTTCGATGCCGTCGGCGACGGGACGCGCCGGGACGACCGCGCGCCGACGGTCTCACGACCCTTCGCGCAAAGTCTCGAAGACCGCCATGGCGTCGAATACGTTGTGCCACTCGCGGGCTACGGGCGGGCGACGATCGACAAGCTGGCCGCCGAGCGACTTCGGATCGAAACGGGGCCGAGCGAGCGACTGGCGAAAGGTGACTACGAGCACGAACTCCGCGCGGTGCTTCGGGACGAGCACGGCGATAGCGTGATCGACGAGATCTTTCCCGAACACGTCCAGTCGGTGGTGCGTGGGCGGCAGTAA
- a CDS encoding DNA-binding protein yields MSGEPSDEEMQRLREERMEQLREQAEQQEGEGGGREAAQQRAEAQKKAVLRKHLTDDARKRLNTLKMSKPEVAEQVESQLVAIAQSGRIQGKIDDEKMAELLRELTPDSKSFDIKRR; encoded by the coding sequence ATGAGTGGAGAGCCATCTGACGAGGAAATGCAGCGCCTCCGCGAGGAGCGAATGGAGCAGTTGCGCGAGCAGGCCGAACAGCAAGAGGGAGAAGGCGGCGGACGCGAGGCCGCCCAGCAACGCGCCGAGGCCCAGAAGAAAGCCGTCCTCCGCAAGCACCTGACCGACGACGCCCGCAAGCGCCTGAATACCCTCAAGATGTCCAAACCCGAGGTGGCAGAGCAAGTCGAGAGCCAACTCGTCGCGATTGCCCAAAGCGGGCGCATCCAGGGCAAAATCGACGACGAGAAGATGGCCGAGCTCCTCCGTGAGTTGACGCCCGACTCCAAGAGCTTCGACATCAAACGCCGGTAG
- a CDS encoding 30S ribosomal protein S19e, which yields MATLYDVPAEDLIEAVADKLASEDAIEAPEWITFAKTGVGKELAPEQEDFWETRAASLLRKVAVDGPVGVGSLATAYGETTDGSNRYRVSPAKQADGSRNIIRTALQQLETIGYVQTAEGEGRRITPDGRALLDEVATDVLEDLDDPELERYA from the coding sequence ATGGCAACACTCTACGACGTTCCGGCCGAGGACCTCATCGAGGCCGTGGCCGACAAACTCGCAAGCGAGGACGCGATAGAAGCACCCGAGTGGATCACGTTCGCCAAGACGGGCGTCGGGAAGGAACTGGCCCCCGAACAGGAGGATTTCTGGGAGACGCGGGCCGCGAGTCTCCTCCGGAAGGTCGCCGTCGACGGCCCGGTCGGCGTCGGCAGCCTCGCGACGGCCTACGGCGAGACCACGGACGGCTCGAACCGCTACCGTGTCAGTCCCGCAAAGCAGGCCGATGGGAGCCGCAACATCATCCGGACGGCCCTCCAGCAACTAGAGACGATCGGCTACGTCCAGACCGCCGAGGGCGAGGGCCGACGGATCACTCCGGACGGGCGAGCACTGCTCGACGAGGTCGCGACGGACGTCCTCGAGGACCTCGACGATCCGGAACTCGAACGCTACGCCTGA
- a CDS encoding lysylphosphatidylglycerol synthase transmembrane domain-containing protein yields MDADFRTTVAGFAGAGMVLVILFWLIGIDGIVATISRAEPSILLGVVAFSACWMVCWGLVLHTVLGAIGSPVGALTAVLAFSASMFTNAITPFGQAGGEPVAAMLISEAADSDYETGLAAIASVDTLHFLPSIGLATVGLGTLFVESVSLTRNIYLASVAVALLSGAFLGGALLGWFYRAEIERFVVRVFTPTLRRLAGALPRLEPPEKSAVEESIEGFFAAIDRVARSRRTVLLASLYSLAGWLSLSGALWLSLMAIGYSVPFVAALIVVPVGSIAAVTPLPGGLGGIEAAFIGLVVSTTGVAASVAGAAVVIYRIATYWLPLIVGGSTAAVLGSRRRRPD; encoded by the coding sequence ATGGATGCCGACTTCCGGACCACGGTCGCCGGGTTCGCGGGGGCCGGTATGGTCCTGGTGATCCTGTTCTGGCTCATCGGGATCGACGGAATCGTGGCGACGATCTCACGAGCGGAACCGTCTATTCTCCTCGGCGTCGTCGCGTTTTCGGCCTGCTGGATGGTCTGTTGGGGGCTGGTACTGCATACGGTGCTGGGAGCAATCGGCTCACCCGTGGGGGCATTGACAGCTGTTCTTGCCTTCAGCGCCTCAATGTTCACAAACGCGATCACGCCATTTGGACAAGCAGGGGGTGAACCGGTCGCCGCGATGCTCATCTCCGAGGCCGCCGACAGTGACTACGAGACCGGACTGGCCGCGATCGCCAGCGTCGACACGCTTCACTTCCTCCCGTCGATCGGACTTGCGACTGTCGGGCTGGGTACGCTCTTCGTCGAGTCGGTTTCGTTGACGCGGAACATCTACCTGGCCAGCGTCGCCGTGGCACTGCTTTCGGGCGCCTTTCTGGGCGGGGCGTTACTCGGCTGGTTCTACAGAGCGGAGATAGAGCGGTTCGTCGTGCGCGTGTTCACACCGACACTCCGCCGGCTTGCCGGAGCGCTTCCGCGACTCGAACCACCCGAGAAAAGTGCAGTCGAAGAAAGTATCGAGGGGTTTTTCGCGGCGATCGACCGGGTCGCAAGGAGTCGGCGGACAGTTCTGTTAGCGTCGCTGTATTCGCTGGCCGGGTGGTTATCGCTCTCAGGGGCGCTATGGCTCTCGCTCATGGCGATCGGGTACTCCGTACCCTTCGTGGCTGCACTAATCGTCGTTCCCGTCGGCAGTATCGCAGCCGTGACGCCCTTACCGGGCGGCTTAGGGGGAATCGAAGCCGCTTTCATCGGACTAGTGGTCTCGACGACGGGTGTCGCCGCGTCAGTAGCCGGTGCCGCGGTCGTGATCTACCGGATAGCGACCTACTGGTTACCACTGATCGTCGGCGGCAGTACAGCTGCTGTCCTGGGATCACGCCGTCGCCGGCCTGATTAA
- the thiL gene encoding thiamine-phosphate kinase: MDERTALSVLADRLGPAGDDAAVVEDLVVTIDMLHASTDFPDETTRYTAGWRAVGASLSDIAAMGADPVAAVAVYAAPSFESEQLLAFVDGAIAVCEAVGGEYVGGDLDENPEFSAVTAAIGRTDDPVFRSGTDPGDVVCVTGTLGRSAAALALFADGQTDRANDLFRFDPRVASGRTLAPFATAMMDSSDGLARSLHQLAEASDVGIAVESPLPIDETVEAVASNEDDRREMGVFFGEDFELVCTIDPDDLAAARRAVPISLSPIGRVVDGDAVTLDGEALADRGFTHGGSD, from the coding sequence ATGGACGAACGGACAGCCCTGTCCGTGCTTGCCGATCGGCTCGGTCCCGCCGGGGACGACGCTGCAGTCGTCGAGGATCTCGTCGTGACCATCGACATGCTCCACGCGTCGACGGACTTTCCGGACGAGACGACGCGGTATACGGCCGGCTGGCGCGCGGTCGGTGCGTCGCTGTCGGACATCGCCGCGATGGGTGCCGACCCGGTCGCCGCGGTCGCCGTTTACGCTGCCCCGTCCTTCGAGAGCGAGCAATTGCTCGCATTCGTCGACGGCGCGATCGCGGTCTGTGAAGCGGTCGGCGGCGAGTACGTCGGTGGCGATCTCGACGAAAATCCGGAGTTCTCGGCGGTGACGGCAGCGATCGGCCGGACCGACGATCCAGTCTTCCGATCGGGTACCGATCCGGGTGATGTGGTCTGTGTGACTGGCACGCTCGGCCGTAGTGCCGCTGCCCTTGCGTTGTTCGCTGACGGACAAACTGACCGCGCCAACGACCTCTTCCGGTTCGACCCCCGCGTCGCCTCGGGCAGGACGCTAGCTCCCTTCGCGACGGCGATGATGGATTCGAGTGACGGTCTCGCCCGCTCGCTCCACCAGCTCGCCGAGGCCAGTGATGTCGGAATCGCTGTGGAGTCGCCGCTGCCGATCGACGAGACGGTCGAAGCAGTGGCATCGAACGAGGACGACCGGCGCGAGATGGGCGTATTCTTCGGTGAGGACTTCGAACTCGTCTGTACGATCGACCCCGATGACCTCGCGGCCGCCAGGCGGGCCGTGCCGATCTCCCTGTCCCCGATCGGTCGGGTCGTCGACGGGGACGCGGTCACGCTCGACGGCGAGGCACTCGCCGATCGGGGATTCACCCATGGCGGTTCGGACTGA
- a CDS encoding LTA synthase family protein, which yields MSVIKREAKARLVRPFTRRKYEPISFPDRDWDTLVVLDACRYDIFATNNPFPVAAERVHSNASHTREFLRRNFAGRHPDTVYVAASPQIASHGGEFAHVEHAWRTEWDDDSGTVPPEAVTERALALAERYPRKRLVVHYMQPHFPFIGPTGGQLAAQGSYLDGRRNRIYPSVWERLDAGNADERLVREAYEENLQVALPAVERLIDRLDGKTVVTSDHGNLFGKRVSPLPIRIYGHPPGIADRELTAVPWVELPFDSRREITSADTQTAETDGGPKRERLEALGYV from the coding sequence TTGAGTGTCATCAAACGGGAGGCCAAAGCCAGGCTGGTCCGACCGTTCACACGCAGAAAGTACGAGCCGATCTCCTTTCCCGACCGGGACTGGGACACGCTGGTAGTCCTCGACGCGTGCCGATACGACATCTTCGCGACGAACAACCCGTTCCCGGTCGCCGCAGAGCGTGTCCACTCAAACGCGAGCCACACGCGGGAGTTCCTCCGGCGGAACTTCGCCGGCAGACACCCCGATACCGTCTACGTGGCGGCGAGTCCACAGATCGCGAGCCACGGCGGCGAGTTCGCACATGTCGAACACGCCTGGCGGACCGAATGGGACGACGACAGTGGGACCGTGCCACCCGAAGCGGTCACCGAACGTGCTCTCGCCCTCGCCGAGCGCTATCCCCGAAAGCGGCTCGTCGTTCACTACATGCAACCACACTTCCCGTTCATTGGCCCGACAGGCGGGCAACTTGCCGCCCAGGGATCGTATCTGGACGGTCGTCGCAACCGGATTTACCCCTCGGTCTGGGAACGCTTAGACGCCGGAAACGCCGACGAGAGACTCGTCAGGGAGGCCTACGAGGAAAACCTCCAGGTCGCACTGCCCGCCGTCGAACGGCTGATCGACAGGCTGGACGGGAAGACGGTAGTTACGAGCGATCACGGCAACCTCTTCGGCAAGCGCGTCTCACCCCTGCCGATCAGGATCTACGGACACCCGCCTGGGATCGCCGACCGCGAACTGACGGCGGTCCCGTGGGTGGAACTGCCCTTCGACTCACGCCGTGAGATCACCAGCGCGGACACTCAGACTGCAGAAACCGACGGGGGACCGAAACGCGAACGCCTGGAAGCGCTCGGATACGTCTGA
- a CDS encoding site-2 protease family protein, with product MAGDEPSSQPPGPAALSSVFHVYRVERDGEAIRYIGEPLIAPGNVADEIAPAFAERGYDVSLTKRHDRDQRGAPGPYAVVAEPQSAGIDGIPWGNIAMFVLTVATTLYAGTWWYYIDLADDPLNLLRAWPFTAAVLGVLATHELGHYVASRYYDVDASLPYFIPVPPPIGTMGAIIRMRGRIPSRKALFDIGVAGPLAGLAATIVVTVIGLHLDPIAVPQGAAEAASEGSGYIRFNDPLLLTLLADLSGQPAGYGEGLAVNPVVFGGWVGMFVTFLNLIPVGQLDGGHILRAALGRRQETVAAAVPGVLFSLSAGLYFLTDYTQSVILWAIWGVIALVMVRAGSATPLREGAIGPWRWGVAAITFALGALCFMPVPVEIMMG from the coding sequence ATGGCCGGAGACGAGCCGTCGAGTCAGCCCCCAGGACCCGCGGCGTTGTCGTCGGTGTTTCACGTCTACCGCGTCGAACGCGACGGCGAGGCGATCCGGTACATCGGAGAACCGTTGATCGCCCCCGGAAACGTCGCCGACGAGATCGCCCCAGCGTTTGCCGAACGCGGCTACGACGTTTCACTGACGAAACGCCACGATCGCGATCAACGCGGCGCCCCGGGCCCGTACGCAGTCGTCGCCGAACCTCAATCGGCCGGTATCGACGGGATCCCGTGGGGAAACATCGCCATGTTCGTTCTCACCGTCGCGACGACCCTCTACGCGGGGACGTGGTGGTATTACATCGACCTCGCGGATGACCCGCTGAACCTACTCCGGGCGTGGCCCTTTACGGCCGCTGTTTTGGGCGTCCTCGCGACCCACGAACTGGGTCACTACGTCGCCAGTCGCTACTACGACGTCGATGCGAGCCTGCCGTACTTCATCCCGGTCCCGCCGCCGATCGGGACGATGGGAGCCATCATCCGCATGCGCGGGCGGATCCCCAGCCGAAAGGCACTGTTCGACATCGGCGTCGCCGGCCCGCTTGCAGGTCTCGCGGCGACGATCGTAGTCACGGTGATCGGCCTCCATCTGGATCCCATCGCCGTTCCTCAGGGGGCCGCCGAGGCGGCATCCGAAGGAAGCGGATACATCCGGTTCAACGATCCGCTGTTGCTCACCTTGCTCGCCGACCTCTCGGGGCAGCCGGCCGGCTATGGCGAGGGACTGGCCGTCAATCCGGTTGTCTTTGGCGGCTGGGTCGGGATGTTCGTGACCTTTCTGAACCTGATCCCCGTCGGGCAACTCGACGGGGGGCACATCCTGCGGGCAGCCCTGGGGCGGCGCCAGGAGACGGTCGCTGCAGCGGTCCCCGGCGTGCTGTTCTCGCTGTCAGCCGGGCTGTACTTCCTGACGGACTACACCCAGTCGGTCATCCTGTGGGCAATCTGGGGCGTGATCGCCCTCGTCATGGTCCGGGCCGGCTCGGCGACGCCCCTGCGGGAAGGGGCAATCGGGCCGTGGCGGTGGGGCGTCGCCGCAATCACGTTCGCGTTGGGGGCGCTGTGCTTCATGCCTGTCCCCGTCGAGATCATGATGGGGTGA
- a CDS encoding DUF7123 family protein, with product MSAKTQPSGERVEESTTSKEERLRSFLKQKAQDGEMYFKSKFIAEEVELSPKEIGALMVKLRDSASELNVEKWSYTSATTWRVEHA from the coding sequence ATGAGCGCAAAAACCCAGCCCTCCGGGGAACGCGTCGAAGAGTCCACCACTAGCAAAGAAGAGCGGCTGCGATCGTTCCTCAAACAGAAGGCCCAGGATGGGGAGATGTACTTCAAGAGCAAGTTCATCGCCGAAGAGGTCGAACTCTCACCCAAGGAGATCGGTGCGCTCATGGTGAAACTTCGCGATTCGGCCAGCGAGCTGAACGTCGAGAAGTGGTCGTACACGAGCGCGACAACCTGGCGCGTCGAGCACGCCTAA
- the pyrH gene encoding UMP kinase, with the protein MRVVVSIGGSVLAPDLDADRVADHADALATLLDAGHAVGVVTGGGTVAREYIGAARDLGANEMELDHVGIAATRLNARLLIAALGERAAPEPVETYEEGRNALRRGEVPVLGGVVAGQTTDAVSAAFAEYVDADLLVYATSVPGVFSADPDTDPDASKFAELGVSNLVDVIAGIEMNAGSNAPVDLLAAKLIERSGIRAIVLDGNDPERVVRAVENDDHEGTEIVPNDD; encoded by the coding sequence ATGAGAGTCGTCGTCTCTATCGGTGGCAGCGTGCTCGCTCCGGATCTCGACGCTGATCGCGTCGCCGATCACGCCGACGCCCTGGCAACACTTCTCGACGCCGGACATGCGGTCGGCGTCGTCACGGGCGGCGGGACAGTCGCTCGTGAGTATATCGGCGCCGCACGGGACTTGGGCGCAAACGAGATGGAACTCGACCACGTGGGAATCGCCGCGACGCGGTTGAACGCCCGCCTGCTGATCGCGGCGCTGGGCGAACGGGCGGCACCCGAACCGGTCGAAACCTACGAGGAAGGCCGTAATGCGCTCCGGCGCGGCGAGGTCCCCGTGCTCGGCGGCGTCGTCGCCGGCCAGACCACCGATGCCGTCAGTGCGGCTTTCGCCGAGTACGTCGACGCAGATTTGTTGGTGTACGCGACGAGCGTCCCGGGTGTGTTCAGCGCCGACCCCGACACTGACCCCGACGCCTCGAAGTTCGCGGAACTGGGTGTCTCGAACCTCGTGGATGTCATCGCCGGTATCGAGATGAACGCCGGCAGCAACGCCCCTGTCGACTTGCTTGCTGCGAAACTCATCGAGCGATCCGGCATCCGGGCGATCGTCCTCGACGGCAACGATCCCGAGCGCGTCGTCCGCGCCGTCGAGAACGACGATCACGAGGGGACCGAAATCGTCCCGAACGACGACTGA
- the lysS gene encoding lysine--tRNA ligase, protein MSDDDPYATIDDSDRAFWGEAVADAIEAGDPDEPIVIKGGVSPSGVPHIGHLNEIVRGYVVAEVLRDRGHEVRQIFTADDKDRLRKVPRQLADLEWNVVGLGEVDAGALGRNLGKPYTSIPDPFGCCDSYGAHFTTLLAESAEMLGIPIEVVSNTKLYAEGDFEDVTQHVLTNRDQARAVLADYQDSVDDEYVPFQAECQSCGILTDGIVDVDPEAGTVAYECRDVTVGDETIEGCGHEGEVTFREGKLPWRFEWPAQWNTLDVDFEPFGKDHAEGSWPSGVAIAKEVFDVEPPVPMVYEWFTLNGEALSSSSGNVITAEEVLSMLEPAVLRYFFLKDPRKQRDFDVAHLDQLVDEFDRFERVYFEEADASDDDRQRADAAYPIVVEESREERVRIPYTFGAVLGMTDDPDLREEIARREGHIPDDAPEWAVEEALGRVEGARAWARRTDNEFNYDLKRAELPDVAFGDDTAAALDELADFVAEGADGEAIQGRIYELAEAYDLDVGDFFAAGYRLLFDLEEGPKLGPFLAKLDREFVVDRLRRER, encoded by the coding sequence ATGAGTGACGACGATCCCTACGCGACGATCGACGATAGCGATCGCGCGTTCTGGGGAGAGGCCGTTGCTGATGCCATCGAAGCAGGCGATCCCGACGAACCGATCGTGATCAAGGGTGGGGTCTCGCCTTCGGGCGTGCCACACATCGGCCACCTCAACGAGATTGTCCGCGGGTACGTCGTCGCCGAAGTGTTGCGCGACCGTGGTCACGAGGTCCGGCAGATATTCACGGCAGACGACAAGGACCGTCTCCGGAAGGTCCCCCGACAACTTGCCGATCTGGAGTGGAACGTCGTCGGTCTCGGCGAAGTCGACGCGGGCGCACTCGGCCGGAACCTCGGCAAGCCATACACATCGATCCCCGATCCCTTCGGCTGCTGTGACTCCTACGGTGCGCACTTTACGACGCTTCTGGCGGAGAGTGCCGAAATGCTTGGTATCCCGATCGAGGTCGTCTCGAACACGAAACTGTACGCCGAGGGCGACTTCGAAGACGTCACACAACACGTCCTGACGAACCGCGATCAAGCACGTGCAGTCCTGGCCGACTATCAGGACAGCGTCGACGACGAGTACGTTCCCTTTCAGGCTGAGTGTCAATCCTGCGGGATCTTGACCGACGGGATCGTCGACGTGGATCCCGAGGCCGGCACCGTCGCCTACGAGTGCCGGGACGTGACCGTCGGTGATGAGACCATCGAGGGCTGTGGTCACGAGGGCGAAGTGACCTTCCGAGAGGGCAAACTCCCATGGCGCTTCGAGTGGCCAGCCCAGTGGAACACGTTGGATGTAGATTTCGAGCCGTTCGGGAAGGACCACGCCGAGGGATCCTGGCCGTCGGGCGTCGCCATCGCCAAAGAGGTATTCGACGTTGAGCCGCCGGTTCCGATGGTCTACGAGTGGTTCACGCTCAACGGCGAGGCTCTCTCCTCGTCGTCGGGTAACGTCATCACGGCCGAGGAGGTGCTTTCGATGCTCGAACCGGCCGTCCTCCGGTACTTCTTCCTGAAGGATCCGCGCAAGCAGCGGGACTTCGATGTGGCCCACCTCGATCAGCTTGTCGACGAGTTCGACCGCTTCGAACGGGTCTACTTCGAGGAGGCCGACGCGAGCGACGACGATCGACAGCGTGCCGACGCAGCTTATCCGATCGTCGTCGAGGAGTCTCGTGAGGAACGCGTCCGAATTCCCTACACCTTCGGGGCCGTACTCGGCATGACCGACGACCCCGACCTCCGCGAGGAGATCGCCCGTCGCGAGGGCCACATTCCGGACGACGCCCCGGAGTGGGCTGTCGAAGAAGCGCTCGGTCGGGTCGAGGGTGCTCGCGCGTGGGCGCGGCGCACAGACAACGAGTTCAACTACGATCTCAAGCGGGCGGAACTTCCGGATGTGGCCTTCGGCGACGACACCGCGGCCGCTCTGGACGAACTCGCGGACTTCGTCGCCGAGGGCGCCGATGGCGAGGCGATCCAGGGGCGGATCTACGAACTGGCCGAGGCCTACGACCTGGATGTCGGCGACTTCTTCGCCGCCGGGTATCGACTCCTGTTCGACTTAGAGGAGGGGCCGAAGCTCGGGCCGTTTCTCGCGAAACTCGATCGGGAGTTCGTGGTCGACCGGTTGCGTCGCGAGCGGTAA